A region from the Desulfomonilaceae bacterium genome encodes:
- a CDS encoding oligosaccharide flippase family protein: MIGSVRKIATVGIGAATVQVVTVALTPIITRLYTPDAFGGYALYWSVAAFFISVSALRYETAIVLARSDREAVNAVGACLLASVFNATLCLTLAPLIAQKFLPSNMLEETRRLIFFLPILVLITALNQIIVSWLTRKEEFRKFAISDVLTRLIVYVSQIMLALGGINSASGLIGGIVIGYSMAGIILTVCIFQNQDVSVFKNVHTREILQCLVKYKNLSLYLTPYTIVQTLRERAAYFMIGGYGRSSEVGYYSLSSRALALPVSLVAGAIRPIFFQKAAGSNLKDLEDRVNLAIRFMGLCVVPCWVVLLLHHTTLFGLVFGKSWESAGVYAAILSVPAIPFLLGSWLDRSFDILSRQRLHFVIESIFTLVALTGLTIGIFIFKSVLIAVIIQSGVATVYYACYLLVIYRIAGFGVVSLGISTAYWLVAFVAAVVFGSVISVFITGMSGALVFGALVLLSVGAYALLTISKLKNEPAVSSQHD, encoded by the coding sequence TTGATAGGATCGGTTCGAAAGATCGCCACTGTAGGGATTGGAGCCGCGACGGTCCAGGTTGTAACCGTCGCTCTCACCCCCATCATCACCAGATTGTATACCCCGGACGCTTTTGGAGGTTATGCTCTTTATTGGAGCGTAGCCGCTTTCTTTATTTCAGTTTCCGCCCTGAGATATGAAACCGCAATAGTTTTGGCCCGGTCGGATCGTGAGGCGGTGAACGCTGTTGGAGCTTGTTTGCTGGCATCCGTCTTTAACGCCACGCTGTGCTTGACACTCGCCCCCTTGATCGCTCAGAAGTTCCTTCCCTCGAATATGCTGGAGGAAACCCGTAGACTTATATTTTTTCTTCCAATTCTTGTACTCATTACAGCCTTGAATCAAATCATCGTATCCTGGCTCACGAGGAAGGAGGAATTCAGGAAATTCGCAATATCGGATGTATTGACGAGATTAATAGTCTACGTAAGTCAGATAATGTTGGCCCTTGGCGGAATTAACTCCGCGTCAGGCCTCATAGGTGGAATAGTCATTGGTTACTCGATGGCTGGGATAATCCTTACGGTCTGTATTTTCCAAAATCAGGATGTATCTGTTTTCAAGAACGTGCATACAAGAGAAATTCTCCAGTGCCTCGTAAAGTACAAAAACCTTTCTCTCTACCTGACACCGTATACGATTGTTCAAACTTTGCGGGAAAGGGCGGCGTATTTCATGATTGGCGGGTATGGCCGATCGTCTGAAGTTGGATATTATTCGCTGTCATCCAGGGCGCTGGCCCTACCTGTGTCACTTGTCGCCGGCGCAATCCGGCCGATTTTCTTTCAGAAGGCGGCTGGGTCCAACCTGAAAGACCTCGAGGACAGGGTCAACCTTGCGATAAGATTTATGGGGCTGTGTGTTGTTCCCTGTTGGGTTGTGCTCCTGTTGCACCACACCACGCTGTTCGGCCTGGTTTTTGGAAAGAGTTGGGAATCGGCGGGTGTCTACGCTGCCATTCTGTCAGTTCCAGCCATACCATTCCTTTTAGGATCGTGGCTCGACCGTTCTTTTGATATTCTGAGCCGACAGAGGCTGCATTTTGTCATAGAGTCAATTTTCACATTAGTCGCGCTGACAGGGCTCACGATAGGAATTTTCATCTTTAAGAGCGTCTTGATAGCCGTAATAATACAATCCGGCGTGGCCACAGTTTACTATGCCTGTTACCTTCTGGTAATCTACCGCATAGCTGGATTCGGAGTTGTTAGCCTGGGAATATCCACCGCTTACTGGCTGGTCGCTTTTGTCGCAGCAGTGGTTTTCGGTTCCGTCATTTCAGTTTTTATTACTGGAATGAGCGGCGCTCTGGTTTTTGGGGCATTGGTTCTATTGAGTGTCGGAGCCTACGCCCTGCTTACGATCTCAAAATTAAAAAACGAACCGGCAGTGTCAAGTCAGCATGATTGA
- a CDS encoding O-antigen polymerase, with product MVFPPFLALWWPVMLIISITVLLGLKLKTWVAPATVFGILWSAIMFLNVAFMPDYLVSTAGLWIVCLFIFCFGLGSVLEKFGSRNHVSRLHQTTEFELPLLRFITVSLSLVGFCAVLIIIRDHIGSMSGSNPLDVIHQIAMAETKFRHLDVKRPQYFSLINTAFYSSALFGGLLFSRRIPGSKIIGLAPLIVALVYSLITTAKSTLLQPLLMWISAYGAALLLQSRDRSMKLGMSGWILIGCLAILISGITLFTFYLRYPNKSLWDAVALNIVNYVTFGLPPFVFWCDKAHILGLSPDYGKWTFSGVFDFMGLGTRELGIYKQFFEIGSLTSNLYSAFRGLIQDFTFPGAILLTVTTGAIANLAYRSVKAGNIATLGILAGIYSFVFWSPIVSLFVYNAILFAAILFAFYCGLVGQIIKRK from the coding sequence TTGGTTTTTCCCCCATTTTTAGCCTTGTGGTGGCCTGTAATGTTGATAATCTCCATAACTGTGCTCCTGGGGCTGAAACTTAAAACCTGGGTCGCTCCTGCTACTGTTTTTGGAATCCTGTGGTCTGCTATAATGTTCCTAAATGTGGCGTTCATGCCTGACTATCTCGTTTCAACCGCTGGGTTGTGGATCGTGTGCCTGTTCATTTTTTGTTTCGGTCTTGGATCAGTATTAGAAAAATTCGGTTCCCGAAACCACGTCTCACGTCTCCATCAGACAACTGAATTCGAACTCCCCCTGCTGCGTTTTATCACCGTCTCTCTTTCCCTGGTCGGGTTTTGCGCTGTCCTCATAATCATAAGAGACCATATTGGAAGCATGTCCGGATCGAACCCGTTGGATGTTATTCACCAGATAGCCATGGCCGAAACAAAATTCAGACATCTGGACGTTAAGAGGCCACAGTATTTCAGCCTCATTAACACGGCGTTTTACTCTAGCGCTCTCTTTGGCGGACTACTGTTCTCCCGTCGAATTCCCGGCTCGAAAATCATTGGTCTGGCGCCTTTAATCGTGGCCCTGGTTTATTCTCTGATTACGACTGCAAAATCTACCCTTCTACAGCCGTTACTCATGTGGATAAGCGCCTATGGAGCAGCTCTGCTTTTACAGTCAAGGGACAGGTCGATGAAACTCGGAATGTCCGGGTGGATTCTGATAGGCTGTTTGGCAATATTAATTTCGGGTATCACCCTGTTCACATTTTATTTAAGATACCCGAACAAGAGTCTTTGGGATGCGGTAGCCTTGAATATCGTCAACTATGTCACGTTCGGTTTGCCTCCTTTTGTTTTCTGGTGTGACAAGGCGCACATTCTTGGATTGAGCCCTGATTACGGCAAATGGACGTTTTCAGGCGTATTTGATTTTATGGGACTGGGGACTCGGGAACTCGGCATATATAAACAATTTTTTGAAATAGGTTCGTTGACCTCAAATCTCTACAGCGCTTTCCGCGGTTTGATCCAGGATTTCACTTTTCCCGGGGCAATCTTACTTACAGTGACGACCGGAGCGATTGCGAACCTGGCCTATCGGTCGGTGAAAGCTGGAAATATCGCCACATTAGGGATTCTCGCTGGTATATATTCCTTCGTGTTTTGGTCTCCTATTGTAAGCTTGTTTGTATACAACGCCATTCTATTTGCCGCAATTCTATTTGCGTTCTACTGCGGTTTAGTGGGCCAGATCATTAAGCGTAAGTGA
- a CDS encoding winged helix-turn-helix transcriptional regulator, with product MSKIESNPTISQRALASELGIALGLLNAYLKRCIVKGWIKAGNVSAKRLVYFLTPEGFVEKSRIVGGYLSKSFTLFRDAKTQCEAIFELCREMDWTKIAIVGDGDLADIATLVAHGIGISVEKIGADRDLTSYDAVLITDMDNPQSVYDNLKTKVKIDRLLFLSMLHISRNVDC from the coding sequence ATGAGCAAGATCGAAAGCAATCCGACTATCTCGCAGCGGGCGCTCGCGTCCGAACTCGGGATCGCTCTAGGACTTCTGAACGCTTATCTCAAGCGGTGCATTGTTAAAGGTTGGATTAAAGCGGGTAACGTCTCAGCCAAACGGTTGGTCTATTTCCTTACCCCAGAAGGATTTGTTGAGAAAAGCAGGATTGTCGGCGGCTATCTTTCAAAGTCTTTCACCCTGTTCAGGGATGCGAAAACACAATGTGAAGCCATTTTTGAGTTGTGCCGGGAAATGGACTGGACAAAAATTGCTATAGTCGGTGACGGAGACTTGGCCGATATAGCCACGCTTGTGGCTCATGGGATAGGCATATCGGTCGAGAAAATTGGCGCCGACAGAGATTTGACTTCTTACGACGCAGTTTTGATTACAGACATGGATAATCCGCAGTCGGTCTATGACAACTTGAAGACAAAGGTTAAAATAGACAGGCTTTTGTTTCTCAGTATGCTTCATATTTCGAGAAATGTGGATTGCTAG
- a CDS encoding type II toxin-antitoxin system RelE/ParE family toxin, with the protein MAYKVLLTKTAYKAYNKTTGKLKLGIDRCLSDLEITPNFGPGIKKLKGLVGCFRYQIGGLRLIYEVHEDLMEVRVYSIRPRGDVYKH; encoded by the coding sequence ATGGCCTATAAAGTACTGTTGACCAAAACTGCTTACAAAGCTTATAACAAGACTACGGGAAAGTTAAAGCTTGGAATTGATCGTTGTCTATCGGACCTTGAGATCACTCCGAATTTTGGGCCTGGGATCAAGAAACTAAAGGGTCTAGTTGGCTGTTTCAGATATCAAATAGGGGGCCTACGCCTGATTTATGAGGTCCATGAAGACCTGATGGAAGTCAGAGTATATAGCATCAGACCCAGGGGTGACGTGTACAAACACTGA
- a CDS encoding nucleotidyltransferase domain-containing protein: MQIEISSYIVRSKQREHERWKALKRSHDKAWSLARTAAEFLRNNYGVSKIVVFGSVAQAELFHPGSDVDLAVWGLYPSVYLRAVGQLQALDPQISIDLIMFEEAPEALQQEILKKGVET; encoded by the coding sequence ATGCAAATAGAAATCTCCTCGTATATTGTTCGATCAAAACAGCGGGAACATGAACGCTGGAAAGCGTTGAAGCGCAGCCACGACAAGGCTTGGTCGCTGGCTCGCACAGCGGCGGAATTTCTACGCAACAATTATGGCGTCAGCAAAATAGTTGTGTTTGGATCGGTAGCGCAAGCTGAACTATTTCATCCTGGGTCCGATGTGGATTTGGCCGTATGGGGATTATATCCCAGCGTTTATTTAAGGGCGGTTGGTCAACTACAGGCGCTTGATCCACAGATATCGATCGACCTGATTATGTTTGAAGAGGCGCCTGAGGCACTGCAGCAGGAGATACTAAAGAAGGGCGTTGAAACTTGA
- a CDS encoding type II toxin-antitoxin system HigB family toxin produces the protein MRKKIIAFCSFGDAKARKLLRTWLSETEDATWQSPSDIRNCNRTADFLAGNRVVFNVGGNDYRIVSVVDYLQQVVIIRWVGYHKDYDRIDATIV, from the coding sequence ATGCGTAAGAAGATTATAGCATTCTGTAGTTTTGGAGACGCCAAAGCCAGGAAACTCTTAAGAACCTGGTTGAGCGAAACAGAAGACGCAACGTGGCAATCCCCATCAGATATCCGAAATTGTAATCGGACAGCAGACTTTCTTGCCGGGAATCGCGTCGTATTTAATGTAGGTGGAAATGACTACAGAATAGTTTCAGTTGTCGACTACTTGCAGCAGGTTGTAATTATCCGATGGGTCGGATATCATAAGGATTATGACCGAATTGACGCTACCATAGTATAG